A genomic window from Glycine max cultivar Williams 82 chromosome 17, Glycine_max_v4.0, whole genome shotgun sequence includes:
- the LOC100793151 gene encoding uncharacterized protein — MMVLVAKSKKQTQDSESTPPIITSNVKQNLRFLKLWKVAALKEDGCPKVWVVTSDHCHQQAAHGAGAFIWSCKALVTEIKASQKEVERMLQEQRSTSFQGRLLKHNLDAEVVDALKDLRLKLSENELK, encoded by the exons ATGATGGTACTAGTGGCCAAAAGCAAGAAGCAGACTCAGGATTCTGAATCCACTCCTCCAATAATCACATCCAACGTCAAACAAAACCTCCGCTTCCTAAAGCTATGGAAg GTTGCAGCTTTAAAGGAGGATGGTTGCCCCAAAGTCTGGGTAGTCACTTCTGATCACTGTCATCAGCAAGCAGCACATGGAGCT GGAGCCTTTATTTGGAGTTGCAAGGCATTGGTTACTGAG ATCAAGGCATCACAAAAGGAGGTTGAAAGGATGCTTCAAGAGCAAAG ATCCACTTCTTTTCAAGGTAGATTATTGAAGCACAATCTTGATGCAGAAGTAGTGGATGCTCTGAAGGACCTGAGGCTAAAATTATCTGAAAATGAGTTGAAGTAA